From a single Bacillota bacterium genomic region:
- a CDS encoding phosphoenolpyruvate carboxylase: MDALSYLQVLFLRRRRASPGEEDRFGILVTISGVAAGLRNTG; the protein is encoded by the coding sequence GTGGACGCGCTCAGCTACCTTCAGGTGTTGTTCCTGCGCCGCCGCCGGGCAAGCCCCGGCGAGGAGGACCGCTTCGGCATCCTGGTGACCATCAGCGGAGTGGCGGCGGGGCTCCGCAACACCGGGTAG